The nucleotide sequence TTTTCAGCTTTCTTTTTTAGCTTCTTTGGGTTTATTCTGTAAACAAATTGTTAAACCGAAATCGGAAATGCTTGCACAGGATAGAGATAGTGGTATCAAATCTGTTTTCCTTGAGACTTTCTGGAATAGTTTTTTTGTTATGCTATTAGTTAGTCCCATCTTAATTTGGAATGGCAATAGCCTCTCTCTCAAACCCCTTTTAGCCAATCTTCCTATTTTACCCTTAGTTCCTTTCACTACCTTTCTAGTTATCACCCTTCTCTTTGTTTTTTCTTTCGCTCCTAGTATTGCTTATCTCTTAGGCCTTTTAATAGAAATAATTATTAAGGCGCAATTAGCTATTTTAAAATTTATTGCTCCTTTAGATTTTCTGCTTTTGCCAGTGCCCAAAGTATCTTTTCTGTGGATTATTTTTTATTATGGCTTCTTGATTTATGGGGTACACCTGCAGTTAAGAAAAACTAGAGCTATTATCTAAAATATGTTTATTCTTACCTCGGCACAATTTAAAAAAGGGTATCGATATCTTTTAGCGCTCTGCCTAATAGATTGCCTCGCCTTTCTTTTTCTGCTCTCAAACCATTCTCTGCAAGCCAATGGAGTCTATTTTTTATCAGTTGGAGAGGGCGATGCAGAATTGGTTAGGTATAAAGGCAAGAACATTCTTATTGATGCCGGACCAGACAGGCAAATTCTGAAAGCTTTGGGGCAGCTAGTTCCCTTGGGAGAGTCAATTGATTTGGCTATCATTACCCATTCAAATACCGACCATTACGAGGGCTTGCGTTATGTCTTGGAGTCCTATCCTGTGCGTGCTGTTATTATGCCGGAGGTTTCTAACCCTAGCCCAACTTATAGAAGTCTTTTAGAAGAACTCTCTCTAGGAAGCGCTAGGTTCTATTTGGCTAAGGCAGGCAGTAGAATCGAGTTAGCGAAGAATAGTTTTTTTCAGGTTCTTTGGCCCCTTACCAATAATATTAACTCTTCTACGGATTTAAATGTCCAGGCTTTAGTGTTTTTTTATCAAGACGAGGGGAAGAAATTTCTTTTTACTAGTGACATTGGAGAGAAAGAAGAAAGTAAGATATTAATGCTTTATCCTGATTTAAAAACAGATATTCTCAAGATTGCTCACCATGGTTCCAAGGGCTCTAATAGCTATGCGTGGCTCAAAACGCTTAATCCTGCCTATAGCATTATAGAGGTGGGGAATAATTCTTATGGGCATCCTACCATGGAAGTGCTTAATCGCTTGGCTGACTTGAACATTCTTACCTTTCGCACCGATTGGCAGGGTACTATAGGATTCGTTTTTAAAGAAAACGGCTCATTTGACCTCACTTATCGATAAAAA is from Candidatus Paceibacterota bacterium and encodes:
- a CDS encoding MBL fold metallo-hydrolase, whose amino-acid sequence is MFILTSAQFKKGYRYLLALCLIDCLAFLFLLSNHSLQANGVYFLSVGEGDAELVRYKGKNILIDAGPDRQILKALGQLVPLGESIDLAIITHSNTDHYEGLRYVLESYPVRAVIMPEVSNPSPTYRSLLEELSLGSARFYLAKAGSRIELAKNSFFQVLWPLTNNINSSTDLNVQALVFFYQDEGKKFLFTSDIGEKEESKILMLYPDLKTDILKIAHHGSKGSNSYAWLKTLNPAYSIIEVGNNSYGHPTMEVLNRLADLNILTFRTDWQGTIGFVFKENGSFDLTYR